From the genome of Actinomycetes bacterium:
CCGTTCGCCACGGCGTACGCGGTCGCACAGCGGCCCATCGGCTGCTGGATCGAGGCGTTGGCGATGTTCGGGCTGCCGTCGGGTGTGCCCGTCGCCGGATACGGCCCACGCGGGTCCGACGAAGCCGTCGATAACATCCGCGCCGCCGCTTCGCCCGGGGTGCCGGCCGTCCTGCTCGCCAACCATGGCGTCCTCGTCTTCCACCGCACCCCCGAGCTGGCCGTGCTCGTCGGCAGCGTCATCGAGGAGGCCGCGCAGGCCGGGGTCAACACCGCCGGCATCGGCGGCCCGGTGGAGATCCCCGAGGCGATGCGCGCCGCCGCCCTCCAGCGGACCATGGCCTTCGACGCGGCCGGGACGGCCCACGCCTGACCTGGACCGGCGCCTTCGCGACGAGGGCCGCCAACTCGACCCTGGTACGTCGCCACGCCAGGTCGTAGCCTCGGGTGACCCTTCGAGAGGGGGCAGCCCATGTTCATCCAGGTCATCCAGGGAACGGTCAGCGACCCCGAGGCCCTCAAGCGCTCCATGGCCCGGTGGATGTCCGACATCAAGCCCGGCGCGATCGGCTATCTCGGCTCCACCGGGGGCATTACACCCGACGGCCGCACCATCACCCTCGCCCGCTTCGAGTCCGAAGAGGCGGCGCAGGCCAACAGCGCGCGGCCGGAGCAGGCCGCGTGGTGGGACGAGGCGTCGAAGGCCTACGCCGACGACGTGACCTTCCACGACTGTCGCGAGGTCGACACCGGCTTCGGCGGCGGCAGCGACAAGGCCCGCTTCGTCCAGGTCATCCAGGGTCGGTCGGCCGACCCGCAGAAGATGCGGGAACTCGGCATGAGCGCCGAGGACGAGCTCCGCAAGATCCGTCCCGACATCCTCGGCTTCGTCATCGCGTGGCACGGCGACGGCGGCTTCACCCAGGCGGTGTACTTCACCTCGGAGGAGGCGGCCCGCGCGGGCGAGCAGGCGATGCAGGGCAACTCGACGATGGACGAGATCACCTCGCTCATGCAGCCGGAGGCCTTCTTCGATCTGCCCGACCCGCAGTTCGACTGACCGTCCACACCCGGACGGCCGACCCAGCAAGAAGCCGACCCAGCAAGAAGCCGACCCAGCAAGAAGCCGACCCAGGAAGGAGTGCGAATGGCGCTGGACGAGGAGGACACCGCCCCCGGAGACGGGGGCGCCGACGGCGGAGCCGACAGCGGAGCGGGCCACGGCGCGGACCACGGGGCCGACCACGGGGCCGACCACGGGGCCGACGGCGGAGCGGACGGCGGTGCCGACCACGGCGCTGACGCCGGCGCCGACCACGGGGCCGATGGCGGAGCGGACGGCGGTGCCGACGACGGCGCGGACGGTGGTGCCGACGGCGGTGCCTGACCGTCGATGACCAGCGTGGTGGAGCGCCGGGCGGTCGGTGACCGCCCGGCGCTTCGACGTGTGCTCGCGGAGACCGCCGAGGAGTTCGCCGCGTCGCGGTGGGGGGTGCGTCCGCTGCTCTCGACCGCCCAGATCCCGGTCCCCGAACATGCCGTCCCGTGGCCGGCCAGCCTCGGCTTCGACGACCTGTTCTCCCTCGAGGCAGCCGACGACCTGCTGGCCGTCTACGGCGTACGTACTCCCTTCCTGCGCCTGGCCCGCGACGG
Proteins encoded in this window:
- a CDS encoding class II aldolase/adducin family protein, which codes for MDKDLAEQVVDVAARIVASGAVSANGHGNVSIRVPGADEMYFTAGPSLRGHAVSDVVRVGLDGRLREGDLPPIQGAVVAMHTAMYADRAEVGCVLHTHSPFATAYAVAQRPIGCWIEALAMFGLPSGVPVAGYGPRGSDEAVDNIRAAASPGVPAVLLANHGVLVFHRTPELAVLVGSVIEEAAQAGVNTAGIGGPVEIPEAMRAAALQRTMAFDAAGTAHA